The Flammeovirga agarivorans genome has a window encoding:
- the gntH gene encoding guanitoxin biosynthesis MBL fold metallo-hydrolase GntH, with protein sequence MKKVILSLTLILTYCLTINVSKAQDDQGPNNYTGNYQGTNKNAAGYVNDQSNISTTDINEFKNMEGIFQTDTTQLKTTLTAGIPMGRWNEGLMFEGIAPMDHMVSAANWYPNTEDLLEEEIRIIFMGSSPMIRPGQANTSILIQFGNGKNLIFDIGEGSVANFVGAGIALNEINDIFLTHLHVDHYGALPYVYMFGAWNGRWNEPLRITGPSGSEEKYGTAHMVEGMKSMTEWHRDAFDVFPIGRGWEIEVNEFDFTDDGGVVYNQDDIKVIHWQQAHCKDGASAYRVEYKGMSVVFSGDGRPNKLTAKYGKDADVLITEMQVEVVSISSQVYGVPAVLSRYTIDTHHNPAYAAGKLYKDSNPRLAMATHTFDDLYANNEMVVEVREHYDGPFHFGFDGVVVNVTKDKIWVRDGQLPEYPNATPPQAGSQVAENGGLIVPVPRKKREDIQNQYIRDMQYQPEEYYPEGYQPQLSYKWPSDKPIFVPNEKIPSSMKRRRTDFDENGNFIKSRDYKLDNVKSSK encoded by the coding sequence ATGAAAAAAGTTATTCTATCTCTAACATTAATATTAACCTACTGCCTAACGATAAATGTTAGCAAGGCTCAGGACGATCAAGGTCCAAACAATTACACTGGAAATTATCAAGGAACAAATAAAAATGCTGCAGGTTATGTCAACGATCAAAGCAATATATCAACTACTGATATTAACGAGTTTAAAAATATGGAAGGTATCTTTCAGACAGATACAACACAATTAAAAACCACATTGACTGCAGGTATTCCTATGGGAAGATGGAATGAAGGGTTAATGTTTGAAGGTATAGCACCAATGGATCATATGGTTTCTGCAGCAAATTGGTATCCAAATACTGAAGATTTATTAGAAGAAGAAATACGAATCATATTTATGGGATCCTCTCCTATGATTCGACCCGGACAAGCGAACACCTCGATTCTAATACAGTTTGGGAACGGAAAAAACTTAATTTTTGATATTGGTGAAGGATCAGTAGCCAATTTTGTTGGTGCGGGTATCGCGTTGAATGAGATCAATGATATTTTCCTAACCCACCTACATGTGGATCACTATGGAGCATTGCCTTATGTATATATGTTCGGTGCTTGGAATGGTAGATGGAATGAGCCATTAAGAATTACTGGTCCATCGGGATCTGAAGAAAAATACGGCACTGCACATATGGTTGAAGGGATGAAATCAATGACCGAATGGCATAGAGATGCATTTGATGTCTTTCCAATAGGCAGAGGATGGGAAATTGAAGTAAATGAATTTGACTTTACAGATGATGGTGGTGTTGTCTACAATCAGGATGATATAAAAGTCATTCACTGGCAACAAGCACACTGTAAAGATGGAGCTTCGGCTTATAGAGTTGAGTATAAAGGAATGTCAGTTGTCTTCTCAGGCGACGGTAGACCTAATAAATTAACCGCAAAATATGGCAAAGATGCTGATGTTCTAATCACTGAAATGCAAGTAGAAGTTGTTTCCATTTCATCACAAGTCTATGGTGTTCCAGCAGTGCTTTCTAGATATACAATTGATACTCACCATAACCCTGCCTATGCAGCAGGAAAGTTATACAAAGATTCTAATCCTCGTTTAGCAATGGCGACTCACACCTTTGATGATCTATATGCAAACAATGAAATGGTAGTAGAAGTAAGAGAACATTATGACGGACCTTTCCACTTTGGCTTTGATGGTGTAGTTGTGAATGTCACAAAAGATAAAATCTGGGTAAGAGACGGGCAATTGCCTGAATATCCAAATGCAACACCTCCGCAAGCAGGCTCTCAAGTTGCAGAAAATGGGGGACTTATCGTTCCCGTTCCAAGAAAAAAGAGAGAAGACATTCAGAACCAATATATCAGAGACATGCAATATCAACCAGAAGAGTATTATCCTGAAGGATACCAACCTCAATTATCTTACAAGTGGCCATCTGATAAACCTATTTTCGTTCCAAATGAAAAGATTCCAAGTTCAATGAAAAGAAGAAGAACAGATTTTGATGAAAATGGAAACTTTATTAAAAGTAGAGATTATAAACTCGATAACGTCAAATCTTCAAAATAA